One Desulfobulbus oligotrophicus DNA segment encodes these proteins:
- a CDS encoding exonuclease SbcCD subunit D C-terminal domain-containing protein, with amino-acid sequence MNQKLPPLKLLHTSDWHIGRTLYGRKRYEEFEAFLTWLAETIQQNEIDALLVAGDVFDTSAPSNRAQELYYRFLCRVAASSCRHVVVVAGNHDSPSFLNAPKELLKALDVHVVGSSTESPEDEVLVLRNEQDVPELIVCAVPYLRDRDIRVAEAGESVEDKERKLIEGIRTHYAAVAALAEQKREELGADIPIVGTGHLFTAGGQTVDGDGVRELYVGSLAHVTAGIFPGCFNYLALGHLHVPQKVNGSETIRYSGSPLPMGFGEAKQQKSVCQVEFHSTAASIQLIDIPVFQKLERVKGDWEGISNRIIELSATDSQGWLEVIYDGTEVIGDLRERLEAAISGTQMEILRIKNNRIIERVLRQIHEEETLDDLNVNDVFERCLAVHDVSEEQRPELLRAYQETVSSLYEDDMQAE; translated from the coding sequence ATGAATCAGAAATTGCCGCCGCTCAAATTGCTCCACACATCCGACTGGCACATTGGGCGTACTCTTTATGGCAGAAAACGCTACGAGGAGTTCGAGGCCTTTCTGACCTGGCTGGCTGAGACGATTCAGCAGAATGAAATTGACGCACTGCTGGTGGCGGGTGATGTCTTTGACACCAGCGCTCCGAGCAATCGCGCCCAGGAGCTCTATTACCGGTTTCTGTGCCGGGTGGCCGCTTCATCCTGTCGGCATGTTGTTGTCGTTGCGGGCAACCACGATTCACCGTCCTTCCTCAATGCTCCCAAGGAGCTGCTCAAAGCCCTGGATGTCCACGTGGTCGGTAGTAGCACGGAATCCCCGGAAGACGAAGTGCTGGTGCTCCGTAATGAGCAGGACGTTCCGGAATTGATTGTCTGTGCCGTGCCCTACCTTCGCGACCGGGATATCCGCGTGGCGGAAGCGGGTGAGAGCGTCGAGGACAAGGAGCGGAAACTGATCGAAGGCATTCGCACCCATTACGCCGCCGTCGCTGCTTTGGCCGAGCAGAAGCGTGAAGAACTCGGGGCCGATATTCCCATCGTTGGCACGGGGCATCTGTTCACCGCAGGCGGACAAACCGTCGACGGTGATGGCGTGCGCGAACTCTATGTCGGCTCCCTGGCTCACGTGACGGCCGGGATTTTTCCTGGCTGCTTCAACTACCTGGCGCTTGGACACCTCCATGTCCCGCAAAAAGTGAACGGCTCCGAAACCATTCGGTACAGCGGCTCTCCTCTGCCCATGGGGTTCGGAGAGGCAAAACAGCAGAAGAGCGTTTGCCAGGTTGAGTTCCACAGCACGGCTGCATCCATACAGCTGATCGACATACCGGTGTTTCAAAAGCTCGAGCGCGTCAAGGGAGACTGGGAAGGCATCTCAAACCGCATCATTGAATTGTCGGCAACCGACTCCCAAGGCTGGCTCGAAGTCATTTACGACGGCACTGAGGTAATAGGCGACCTGCGTGAACGCCTGGAGGCTGCGATTTCCGGTACCCAGATGGAAATCCTCCGGATAAAGAACAACCGCATCATTGAACGTGTTCTGAGACAAATCCATGAAGAGGAAACGCTCGACGACCTGAACGTGAACGACGTGTTCGAACGATGCCTCGCCGTCCATGACGTGTCCGAAGAGCAGCGGCCAGAGCTGCTTCGGGCCTACCAGGAAACAGTCTCGTCTCTCTATGAAGACGATATGCAGGCGGAATAG
- a CDS encoding DEAD/DEAH box helicase family protein codes for MSEPQNATFLTEAVMAGGDWRALELAVSRLLLHCGWKNIQYVGESGDKGADVLAVRANPSKGIDDSYLIQVKAVNSNSYVGKSAVDQAVKGQAYYKAKVVVVATNGDFTKSAYDRRDDLNRQGYDVRLWNGKFLTDLVAKWPEYSEEKRSPREYQSKIVDSVVKGFHSGRRKALFVVATGLGKTVIASSVADLLYSTGLKKILVLCHATDLAFQLQRSFWAQISKNIPTRIFMDGEPPVPSDGINFGLYQTLFGYLGGIEPTAFDLIIVDEAHHALANAFSSCIEHLSPKLLIGMTATPWRGDGTSIESIFGEPIEKVSLVDGMRMGFLAKVDYRMMCDNIDWEQVPKLARTSLSIRDLNKRLFLPQRDDAVIAKLLELTASMERPRIAIFSPSKNHADTFAGKLVSSGIPAANMSVDDKVKRRQVLLNFSSGKIKAVTAVDVLNEGIDVPDVNILVFLRATHSRRIFVQQLGRGLRISPGKEKVIVLDFVTDIRRLAAVKELDKEAKADPKPGEVETVFLRNGVVTFSNEKAQKFVDAWLDDVASLQDQDDAERLAFPDTEAWS; via the coding sequence ATGAGTGAACCACAGAATGCGACTTTCCTGACTGAGGCTGTAATGGCGGGAGGTGACTGGAGAGCTCTTGAGCTCGCAGTCTCTAGGTTATTGCTGCACTGCGGTTGGAAAAATATCCAATATGTTGGTGAGAGTGGAGACAAAGGGGCTGATGTCTTAGCAGTGAGAGCGAACCCCTCGAAAGGGATTGACGATTCATACCTCATACAGGTCAAGGCGGTCAATTCAAACTCCTATGTTGGCAAGTCCGCTGTCGATCAAGCCGTCAAGGGTCAAGCCTACTACAAAGCCAAAGTGGTAGTCGTTGCCACCAATGGGGACTTTACAAAATCAGCGTATGATAGAAGAGATGACCTCAACAGACAGGGGTATGATGTTAGGCTCTGGAACGGAAAATTTCTGACAGATCTTGTTGCAAAATGGCCTGAATACAGTGAAGAAAAGAGGTCGCCTCGTGAATATCAGTCAAAGATAGTCGACTCGGTTGTAAAGGGCTTTCACAGTGGCCGTAGAAAGGCCCTATTCGTTGTTGCGACCGGGCTCGGAAAAACCGTCATCGCTTCATCGGTCGCCGACCTTCTTTATTCGACTGGCCTAAAAAAGATACTAGTCCTATGTCATGCTACAGACTTAGCCTTCCAACTCCAACGATCTTTCTGGGCGCAGATTTCCAAGAACATACCAACGAGAATATTCATGGATGGAGAGCCCCCTGTTCCATCCGACGGAATCAATTTCGGGCTGTATCAGACGCTGTTTGGGTATCTCGGAGGAATCGAGCCGACCGCTTTTGATCTCATTATCGTAGATGAGGCCCACCACGCTTTGGCAAACGCTTTTTCGTCATGCATTGAGCATCTTTCCCCAAAACTTCTTATTGGCATGACGGCCACTCCCTGGCGTGGCGACGGTACATCGATTGAGTCTATTTTTGGTGAGCCGATTGAAAAAGTATCGTTGGTCGATGGCATGAGGATGGGGTTCCTTGCAAAAGTCGATTATCGGATGATGTGTGACAACATCGACTGGGAACAAGTTCCGAAACTGGCTCGCACCTCGTTGTCCATCCGAGACCTTAACAAGCGACTTTTCCTGCCACAGAGGGATGACGCTGTTATCGCCAAGCTTCTTGAGTTGACCGCATCCATGGAACGTCCACGGATCGCGATATTTTCACCATCAAAAAACCATGCGGACACATTCGCAGGGAAACTGGTGTCCTCGGGCATTCCAGCAGCCAACATGTCTGTTGATGACAAGGTTAAACGGCGACAGGTTCTGTTGAATTTCTCATCTGGAAAAATCAAAGCGGTTACGGCGGTCGATGTCCTGAATGAAGGTATTGACGTGCCTGACGTGAATATCCTTGTGTTCTTAAGGGCTACCCACTCCAGAAGGATATTTGTGCAACAACTCGGTAGAGGGCTCAGGATCTCACCAGGAAAAGAAAAAGTCATTGTACTGGACTTTGTCACGGACATAAGACGATTGGCTGCGGTCAAGGAGCTTGACAAGGAGGCCAAGGCCGACCCCAAGCCAGGTGAAGTTGAAACGGTTTTCCTGCGGAACGGGGTGGTGACTTTTAGCAATGAAAAAGCGCAGAAGTTCGTGGATGCATGGCTTGATGATGTGGCCAGTCTGCAGGACCAAGACGACGCTGAACGTCTGGCTTTTCCTGACACGGAGGCTTGGTCATGA
- a CDS encoding ATP-binding protein, with the protein MTSPISKISSLTIGTVESVAPDEIKVLLDIDSPRNTALNTGVPTPFPRINSFVLLPNESGAVVGIVVWLGVERSAYPKRQGLKDFGLIDLPFPLRKMAVCPIGTLLSEKNKWRLERGVQSFPSVGDPVILPTREQTIAIVTGQGKDSRVPLGTCPIAHDAPIAVDPDKLFGRHLAVLGNTGSGKSCTLAALVRSAVESAQKSIKKPEIPAGAEEAQSGQDNPNARFIILDPNGEYSKCFQDLGAGCRVFQVPPLTNTDAAEFTLPAWMWNSSEWAAVAQAAPRAQRPLLQEALRNLRSNKQITLTIENRLRARCKSLKSYLLQFAGTGASGFPSNNNCGQQLSRFIEDITSYCSTLTGDIKTRTERAAAAITQVVDSRKWTSGGRTGFNDFGDNDLNTVDQWIENILQGFPQGEDVGTVNEDSPLPFDPQVLAEHLESLAMQEGGSASQFISTLTMRIKGIMSDPRMNGVINPDSSISLKDWLDLHVGSDGGANGPVAVIDLSLVPYEILHLVIAVSSRLILESLQRYRKHNNQNLPTVLVLEEAHTFVAKRLPHGDDIPSPADMCRGIFERVAREGRKFGLGLVLSSQRPSELSETVLSQCNSFLLHRITNDRDQELISRLVPDNARGLLRELPSLPTRHCILLGIASKVPALVEVKHLEDGQRPESDDPDFWNVWTNEETRPIDWDKITSDWAGSEAGADGDSMQEGGDAQ; encoded by the coding sequence ATGACCTCACCGATTTCCAAGATTTCGTCCCTGACAATTGGGACGGTGGAGAGTGTTGCCCCAGATGAAATCAAGGTTTTGCTGGATATCGATTCTCCAAGAAATACTGCCCTCAACACCGGTGTCCCGACACCATTTCCGAGAATAAACAGTTTCGTTCTGCTGCCCAACGAATCCGGGGCGGTCGTCGGGATCGTCGTGTGGCTGGGGGTGGAAAGATCGGCCTATCCCAAACGACAAGGGCTCAAGGATTTCGGCCTGATCGACCTGCCATTCCCGCTGCGAAAAATGGCGGTGTGTCCGATTGGAACACTTCTTTCGGAAAAGAATAAATGGCGGCTTGAAAGGGGCGTTCAGAGCTTCCCATCAGTTGGTGATCCAGTAATTCTGCCAACAAGGGAGCAAACCATTGCCATAGTTACCGGCCAAGGCAAGGACAGCCGAGTTCCGCTTGGAACCTGTCCTATCGCGCATGATGCGCCAATCGCGGTTGACCCTGATAAGCTGTTTGGCCGCCATCTTGCCGTTTTGGGTAACACTGGCAGTGGTAAGTCGTGCACCTTGGCAGCCTTGGTGCGATCTGCCGTTGAATCGGCTCAAAAATCCATCAAGAAACCCGAGATTCCTGCGGGAGCCGAGGAAGCTCAAAGCGGACAAGACAATCCAAACGCACGTTTCATAATCCTTGATCCTAATGGTGAGTATTCGAAATGTTTTCAGGACTTGGGAGCGGGCTGCAGGGTATTTCAGGTTCCACCGCTTACCAACACCGATGCCGCTGAATTCACTTTGCCTGCCTGGATGTGGAATAGCTCGGAATGGGCAGCAGTTGCCCAAGCGGCACCCCGCGCTCAAAGGCCGTTGTTGCAAGAAGCGTTGCGGAATTTAAGATCGAATAAACAAATAACGCTCACCATAGAAAATCGACTGAGGGCTCGTTGTAAGTCGCTAAAGTCTTATTTGTTGCAGTTTGCTGGCACGGGCGCATCTGGCTTCCCTAGCAATAACAACTGCGGACAGCAGCTAAGCCGCTTTATCGAAGATATTACATCCTACTGTTCCACTCTCACTGGCGACATTAAAACAAGAACAGAGCGTGCGGCGGCAGCCATTACTCAAGTGGTTGATAGCAGAAAATGGACCAGCGGCGGAAGAACTGGCTTCAACGATTTTGGTGACAACGATTTAAACACTGTCGATCAATGGATCGAAAATATCCTCCAAGGATTTCCCCAAGGCGAAGATGTTGGGACAGTGAACGAAGATTCTCCACTACCCTTTGATCCTCAGGTGCTGGCTGAGCATCTTGAGTCATTAGCCATGCAAGAAGGTGGATCGGCCTCCCAATTCATCTCTACCCTGACGATGCGGATCAAGGGGATCATGTCAGATCCAAGAATGAATGGCGTTATCAACCCTGATTCCTCAATATCGCTGAAAGATTGGCTCGACCTTCATGTCGGCTCCGATGGTGGAGCTAATGGTCCGGTGGCAGTAATAGACCTGTCCCTTGTTCCTTATGAAATTCTCCATCTTGTTATTGCCGTTTCGTCACGTTTAATACTTGAATCACTACAGCGTTACCGAAAACATAATAATCAGAACTTACCCACCGTACTCGTCCTGGAAGAAGCACACACATTCGTGGCAAAGCGCCTTCCTCATGGCGACGACATCCCGAGTCCTGCTGATATGTGTCGAGGGATTTTTGAACGTGTCGCGAGAGAGGGGCGCAAGTTCGGATTGGGACTTGTGCTGTCATCACAGAGGCCTTCCGAACTATCCGAAACGGTACTGTCTCAATGCAACTCTTTCCTCCTCCACCGGATCACGAATGATAGGGATCAGGAGCTGATCTCCCGCTTGGTTCCTGATAACGCACGCGGACTGCTTCGGGAACTGCCCAGCCTGCCCACACGCCATTGCATTCTCCTGGGCATCGCCTCAAAGGTACCCGCGCTCGTCGAGGTGAAACATCTGGAGGACGGTCAGAGGCCGGAATCTGACGACCCGGATTTCTGGAATGTCTGGACCAACGAAGAAACTCGCCCAATCGATTGGGATAAAATCACCAGCGATTGGGCAGGATCGGAAGCGGGAGCTGATGGCGACTCTATGCAGGAAGGCGGGGATGCCCAATGA
- a CDS encoding SIR2 family protein, producing MKPWGKHVYRIGNEENLDVQDPDDSKSIEFQKKHIEPWLAAVFQSEHLALLLGSGFTKAVAYQAGTSAADMACDYGGFPLDDKLKEAAQQAAVAMGRGEANIEDQIRAANALAQGLKILGDDRHTEVITALDSLFKKFLNGISKTERDLKSAVEKCAAPEPADADPAAEEKAGEEASETLDSLVMLVSFLLSFSSRTATRERLHIFTTNYDRLIEYGADLAGLHLLDRFVGCLEPIFRSSRLDIDMHYNPPGIRGEPRYLEGVVRLSKLHGSLDWIYRKGFVRKVGLPFGPQDDHPAINDQPSDSVMIYPNSAKDRETSEYPYVELFRDYAAAVCRPNSVLVTYGYGFGDEHINRTIADMLTIPSTHIVIISYGDEGGRISSFCKQVGRKAQISLLIGPHFGNMPTLVENYLPKPAIDRITIRQTELLRNRGWEPAAHNSGEEEA from the coding sequence ATGAAGCCATGGGGAAAGCATGTCTATCGCATCGGGAACGAGGAGAATCTTGACGTCCAAGACCCCGATGACAGCAAAAGTATCGAATTCCAGAAAAAGCATATCGAACCCTGGCTGGCGGCTGTTTTTCAGAGTGAGCATCTTGCTCTCTTGCTTGGCAGCGGTTTCACAAAGGCAGTTGCATATCAGGCCGGAACGAGCGCAGCCGACATGGCTTGTGACTATGGTGGTTTCCCACTGGACGACAAACTGAAGGAGGCCGCCCAGCAAGCCGCTGTGGCCATGGGACGCGGCGAGGCAAATATTGAGGATCAGATCCGGGCTGCCAACGCGCTGGCTCAAGGCTTGAAAATTCTGGGAGATGATCGCCATACCGAGGTCATCACCGCGCTTGATTCTTTGTTCAAAAAGTTTCTGAACGGTATATCCAAAACCGAACGAGACCTGAAATCAGCGGTCGAAAAATGCGCGGCACCTGAACCAGCAGATGCCGACCCTGCGGCCGAAGAAAAAGCCGGGGAAGAAGCGTCGGAGACGCTCGATTCGCTTGTCATGCTCGTTTCTTTTTTGCTCAGCTTTTCTAGCCGGACAGCGACAAGGGAGCGTCTCCATATCTTCACGACCAATTACGACCGGTTGATCGAATATGGTGCAGATCTAGCGGGTCTGCATTTGCTTGATCGCTTTGTCGGCTGCCTTGAACCGATTTTCAGGTCTTCGCGCTTGGACATCGATATGCACTATAACCCACCTGGCATACGTGGCGAACCACGTTACCTGGAGGGCGTAGTTCGTCTTTCTAAGCTTCACGGGTCATTGGACTGGATTTACCGAAAGGGTTTTGTAAGAAAGGTTGGGTTGCCATTCGGCCCGCAGGATGACCATCCGGCGATCAACGACCAGCCCAGCGATTCCGTGATGATCTACCCGAACTCGGCCAAGGACCGGGAGACATCAGAATACCCCTACGTTGAACTATTCCGCGATTATGCGGCTGCGGTCTGCCGCCCGAACTCGGTGCTTGTCACCTATGGGTATGGCTTTGGTGACGAGCACATCAACCGCACCATCGCCGACATGCTGACAATCCCATCGACACACATTGTCATCATTTCCTATGGCGATGAAGGCGGTCGAATCAGCTCTTTTTGTAAACAGGTCGGCAGAAAAGCGCAGATATCGTTATTGATCGGTCCGCACTTTGGGAACATGCCGACCTTGGTTGAAAACTACCTTCCGAAGCCAGCGATAGACCGCATCACCATCCGGCAGACTGAATTGCTTCGAAATCGAGGCTGGGAACCGGCCGCCCACAATAGCGGGGAGGAAGAGGCATGA
- a CDS encoding very short patch repair endonuclease: MDNISKEERSRVMAAVKQKDTKPEMKVRSFLHKHGLRYRLHDNKLPGKPDLVFPRFRTVLFIHGCFWHGHPDEQCKLARIPKSNVKFWKDKIRANRQRDDKNIRLLQDLGWNVAVIWECQLCNNASLDRLALQIRSAQRLKNGKKSSDIGEQP; encoded by the coding sequence TTGGATAACATCAGCAAAGAAGAACGAAGCCGAGTGATGGCTGCTGTAAAGCAAAAGGACACCAAGCCAGAAATGAAGGTGCGTTCTTTCTTGCACAAACATGGGCTGCGATATCGGCTTCACGACAACAAGCTGCCAGGAAAACCAGACCTTGTTTTCCCAAGGTTTCGGACGGTTCTATTTATCCATGGCTGCTTTTGGCACGGCCATCCAGACGAGCAATGCAAATTAGCCAGAATCCCTAAATCGAATGTCAAATTTTGGAAAGACAAAATACGGGCAAACCGACAACGAGATGATAAAAATATCAGGCTATTACAGGATCTCGGGTGGAATGTTGCTGTGATATGGGAGTGTCAGCTTTGTAATAACGCATCATTAGATAGGCTTGCCCTTCAGATTCGTAGCGCTCAAAGATTAAAGAACGGAAAAAAGTCCTCAGATATCGGAGAACAGCCATGA
- a CDS encoding AAA family ATPase, translated as MRILQVRFKNLNSLVGEWQIDLMHPAFASDGIFAITGPTGAGKTTILDAICLALYGRTPRLNKVTKSGNEIMSRQTGECFAEVTFETQTGRYRCHWSQHRARKKPDGELQAPKHEIANADSGEIFESKIRGVADQIESATGMDFDRFTRSMLLAQGGFAAFLQAAPDDRAPILEQITGTEIYSQISIRVHERQREEREKLNLLQAETAGIVILEPEQEQEIGQALEAKQKDETDLAARAAETGKAIAWLTTIDGLKKEIVNLADEASKLQGDIEEFKPDREKLGRALSAASLDGAYATLTATRKQQADDSAGLKAEEEALPGIESSAKEQAEALKSAEQQTARAKEELKAAAPTLQKVRSLDQKLADQKKAVSEEDEGFKKATAKIDADKKARLEEQDKRSKAHETLDLVDGYLKEHAQDEWLISGLAGVEEQIGGLLSKQNEIVQKDAAQEAANTTLELATKSLDDCQKQSGIRKQELEDALKQLQQGKDALSQLLGDRLLREYRTEKETLLREMAFLTKIAELEDHRAKLEDGKPCPLCGATEHPFAEGNVPVPDETEKKIDALTRLISKAEDQEVAIKKLEEAESLARKNLTEAEKLESAAANDKKAAEKAHAEVKDGLVKLRADFAVRRQAVANKLQPLGIADISETDISSLIETLTARLKGWQAQVKKKADIEKQIADIDSEVKRLDAVIETQSTALAEKLERLETLKKELATGSDERSALYGDKNPDDEERRLNKAISDAEGAEKQARDRHNELQQKWNTAKVHVESLNKRIDQREPELRRLETEFSAALAPVGFSNEEQFLAAILPSESRAELTATAKDLDERQTDLKARQKDRETRLATEVARKLTDKSLEELEPQFKEQEETLKELRDIIAGLKHKLSENAAAKERIKEKQTAIEAQKKECRRWENLHELIGSADGKKYRNFAQGLTFEMMIGHANRQLQKMTDRYLLARDDAQPLELNVVDNYQAGEIRSTKNLSGGESFIVSLSLALGLSHMASKNVRVDSLFLDEGFGTLDEEALDTALETLAGLQQDGKLIGVISHVPALKERISTQIQVTPQTGGRSQISGPGCGSVVPV; from the coding sequence ATGAGAATACTGCAGGTACGCTTCAAGAATCTGAACTCACTGGTCGGCGAATGGCAAATCGACCTGATGCATCCGGCCTTCGCGTCTGACGGCATCTTCGCCATCACCGGTCCCACCGGCGCGGGGAAAACCACCATCCTCGATGCTATTTGCCTCGCCCTATACGGGCGGACGCCGCGCTTGAACAAGGTCACCAAGAGCGGAAACGAAATCATGTCCCGCCAGACCGGCGAGTGCTTTGCCGAGGTGACCTTCGAAACCCAGACCGGGCGTTACCGCTGTCACTGGAGCCAACACCGGGCACGCAAGAAGCCGGATGGTGAACTCCAGGCCCCGAAGCACGAAATTGCCAATGCCGATTCCGGCGAAATTTTCGAATCCAAGATCAGAGGTGTAGCCGACCAGATCGAGTCCGCTACCGGCATGGACTTTGACCGTTTTACCCGCTCCATGTTGCTGGCCCAGGGCGGCTTTGCCGCGTTCCTCCAAGCGGCACCGGATGATCGGGCTCCTATCCTGGAGCAGATAACGGGCACAGAGATCTACAGCCAGATATCCATCCGTGTCCATGAACGCCAGCGCGAAGAGAGGGAAAAACTGAACCTGCTCCAGGCTGAAACGGCAGGCATCGTGATTCTTGAGCCGGAGCAGGAACAAGAGATTGGGCAGGCACTCGAAGCAAAGCAGAAGGATGAGACAGACCTTGCCGCCAGGGCCGCTGAAACCGGGAAGGCCATTGCCTGGCTCACTACCATCGATGGGCTGAAGAAGGAAATCGTCAACCTGGCCGATGAAGCGAGCAAGCTGCAGGGCGATATCGAGGAGTTCAAACCGGATCGTGAAAAGCTGGGCCGGGCTTTGAGTGCCGCCTCGCTGGACGGCGCATACGCAACGCTCACCGCCACCCGCAAACAGCAGGCGGATGACAGTGCAGGCTTGAAAGCCGAGGAAGAGGCTCTTCCTGGAATCGAATCCTCCGCCAAGGAACAGGCCGAGGCACTGAAATCAGCTGAGCAACAAACTGCTCGGGCCAAAGAAGAGTTGAAAGCGGCCGCGCCTACATTGCAGAAGGTTCGCTCCCTTGATCAGAAACTTGCCGATCAGAAAAAAGCTGTATCGGAAGAGGATGAGGGCTTCAAGAAGGCTACGGCAAAAATTGATGCAGACAAAAAAGCCCGGCTCGAAGAGCAGGACAAACGATCCAAGGCTCATGAGACGCTGGATCTTGTGGACGGCTATCTCAAGGAGCATGCACAGGATGAATGGCTGATAAGTGGTCTGGCTGGCGTTGAAGAACAGATCGGCGGCCTGCTTTCCAAACAAAATGAAATCGTTCAAAAAGATGCTGCTCAAGAAGCAGCCAATACGACTCTGGAACTGGCGACAAAGTCACTCGACGACTGTCAGAAGCAATCCGGCATTCGGAAGCAGGAGCTGGAGGACGCCTTAAAACAGCTTCAGCAGGGTAAGGATGCTTTGAGCCAGTTGCTGGGAGACCGCTTGTTGCGGGAATACCGCACCGAGAAGGAAACCCTGCTGCGTGAAATGGCCTTCCTGACGAAAATTGCGGAGCTTGAAGATCACCGGGCAAAGCTGGAAGACGGCAAGCCCTGTCCACTCTGCGGTGCAACCGAGCACCCGTTTGCGGAAGGGAATGTCCCTGTTCCCGATGAAACCGAAAAGAAGATCGACGCCCTGACCAGGCTGATCAGCAAAGCCGAGGATCAGGAAGTCGCCATCAAGAAACTCGAAGAAGCTGAAAGCCTGGCCCGCAAAAACCTGACGGAGGCTGAAAAGCTGGAGTCAGCAGCGGCTAATGACAAGAAGGCTGCCGAGAAAGCCCACGCCGAGGTGAAGGACGGCCTGGTGAAACTCCGTGCCGATTTTGCCGTACGCAGGCAGGCTGTTGCTAACAAGCTCCAGCCGCTTGGTATTGCGGACATCTCCGAAACGGACATTTCATCACTGATCGAAACCCTCACGGCGCGGCTGAAGGGGTGGCAGGCCCAGGTCAAGAAAAAGGCGGACATCGAGAAACAGATTGCCGACATCGACAGCGAGGTGAAGCGGCTGGACGCGGTTATCGAAACTCAGAGCACCGCCCTGGCTGAAAAGCTGGAGCGTCTTGAAACCTTGAAAAAGGAACTCGCCACCGGAAGTGATGAGCGCAGTGCACTGTACGGCGACAAGAATCCCGACGATGAGGAGCGCCGTTTAAACAAGGCGATTTCGGATGCCGAAGGTGCCGAAAAACAGGCCAGAGACCGGCACAATGAGCTCCAACAAAAATGGAATACCGCGAAGGTTCATGTCGAATCTCTGAATAAACGCATCGACCAACGAGAGCCGGAACTGAGAAGGCTGGAAACTGAATTCTCCGCAGCGCTCGCGCCCGTTGGCTTTTCAAATGAAGAACAGTTTTTGGCGGCCATACTGCCTTCTGAATCGAGGGCTGAGCTGACGGCCACGGCCAAGGATCTGGATGAGCGTCAAACAGATCTGAAAGCCAGACAGAAGGATCGGGAAACGCGCTTGGCCACGGAGGTGGCCCGCAAGCTCACAGACAAGTCGCTGGAAGAACTCGAGCCCCAATTCAAGGAGCAAGAGGAGACCCTGAAAGAGCTGAGGGACATCATTGCCGGTCTTAAGCACAAGTTGAGTGAAAATGCGGCTGCAAAAGAGCGGATAAAGGAAAAGCAGACAGCTATCGAAGCTCAGAAAAAGGAGTGCCGCCGGTGGGAAAACCTGCACGAATTGATCGGCTCGGCAGACGGCAAGAAATACCGCAATTTTGCCCAGGGGCTGACCTTCGAAATGATGATTGGTCACGCCAACCGGCAATTGCAGAAAATGACCGACCGCTACTTGCTGGCTCGTGACGATGCTCAGCCCCTGGAGCTCAACGTCGTCGACAACTATCAGGCTGGGGAGATTCGATCCACGAAGAACCTTTCCGGCGGCGAGAGCTTCATCGTCAGCCTGTCCCTGGCGCTGGGGTTGTCTCATATGGCCAGCAAGAATGTCCGGGTGGATTCGCTGTTTCTGGATGAAGGCTTCGGCACCCTTGACGAGGAAGCCCTCGACACCGCCCTAGAAACCCTCGCGGGCCTGCAGCAGGACGGCAAACTGATCGGTGTCATTTCGCACGTGCCCGCCTTGAAGGAGCGGATCAGCACGCAGATCCAGGTAACTCCTCAAACCGGTGGCAGAAGCCAGATATCCGGGCCTGGATGCGGCAGCGTCGTCCCAGTTTAG